The genomic window gtgtatctgatccagaggactccgacctgctggatcagagacgcagccggaacgcaacggagcggatccagtggaagttaacacattgactagaatagaaaatctatcagatccagagctgtgacagatcagagacagattcAGTGGATTTTggctctcttcagctgctctaCACCacttaaaggcaaaaatacacacacgtCAGATTCAACTTTGGTGACAAAtccaaagacagaattcttgAAGTAGACAGTAACACATAACTTTACTTATTGAtaatgcaacaacaaaaaaaccctACCCTCTATTCCAGATCTTATACACAACAGGTTTTAAACATGTATCATTGTAAGCAGACTGTACATGTCAGAAAAGCCAACACAGACACATAGTTAGATATAAACAGATCATAGTTcgtcactttaaataaaaaacatgttgccTATTTGGAGGCTCCTCGGCTGACGTGATGATCTGACGATCAAGCAGCAGCTTTGGTTTCCCACTCctgtgaaaacagaaacagaagagaCAGCAGAAAGATAAGCTTCTACGTCTCCAGTCAGTTAGCTACACTTCTAAGTCATCCGATTTACAAGAACTACATCCATTCAGCTTACTAAATCAACTTGCTGTAAAGACAGACAGCGTTCAGTTTGTGTGACTCTGACCTTCCTCCTCTGGAAAACCTTCCCGTGTTCAATGAAGAGCGATGAAGGAGCTCGTCTCAGAGAGTTCTTTGCAGAGGCCGTCCGTCGCAGCAGAGGATTCAGGAAGCTCGCCTGTAAAGAACAACAGAGGTGACATCACTTTTCTAAAAGTCAGTGAACTAAACCTTAAAAAAGGGGTATTATGCTAATTTCCAGGTGTCATATTGTCCCTCTGATAGCTTTGTACAAGCTTTACAGCTCAAGAACTCTATACTGATCTCAGACTGCGGTCTTTGAAAGCCCATATTCCAGCCTCTATCTGAAAAGCTTAATTTCAGTTGGAAATGCAAAACAGAGGTTGGAACTTTCCTCCACTGTATTTGGGAGTGTTCTCTGGTTGCACCTTTTTGGAGTGAAGTTGTTCGGGTTCTGAGCAGCTGGTTCGGTTCAAAGATCCCTTTGACCCCAGATCTATGTCTTCTGGGTGATAGATCTCAAATACAGAACGTTTCAAAGAGTGCTTTTTCTATCATTATGGTTGGTTTGATCACTGCATCCAGAATTATATTAAGACTTTGGAAATCTGACACAAGCCCAAGACTGAAAGACTGGGTAGATGCAATGATATGTAGAGACGGCATCTTACGAATCCATGCTGAACAGCACCACCTCCTGGGACTGCTTTTGGGCTCATATAAAAACTGATCAAGACACTGTGCAGATCCCAATAGTATCAGGATCTCCTGTATAACTATTGCTGTAACACTGTATTATTCCAGTCACGTTTCCATTTCTTGTTATCTCTTTGAACGGACGTCCTGTCTGTATATGTATCCTTTATCCTATGTTTGtgactgtctgtctgacctGTGCAATGTATCCCagtgttttgtatttctgtttcattttgttctttcttttcattattgttttatttgtaaaacattgaaaatttaataaaaactttaatgaaaagcttaatttcagctactgtctctttaaggcactgcattccagaacccagcactccgtaagcctcctccactgtcgCCATGCTACAAAACTGTTTAGACCACATATTATGTAATACggctgcatgtttttggaccCAAAATCTGACCCGGAAAGTTTGAAGAGGGTCAGTGCTATGTTTATTATACTCTttcaccaatctgtgatgtcacaagtTGAGCAAATCTCGTGTCCCTCTCACGTAATTCTCGTGTGACTTCATGAACAAgccgttcagagcagcctgtggtCTCAACCTGGGATCACTCCAACACATGTTTACCTCACAGTCTGAAACTTTTCCCACGTTTAATATTGACATCCCACAttcaacatttctttatttaaccatgTTTCATGTAAAGCTACTCTAGGCTGGTTTCCAGGcattaaaatgtccaaaattcagctgcccgtttactcacccactcccgctccagagcccacatcacacccatccttcagcacctccactggctccccattcagcaccgaatccGCTTCAAGATCCTAcccatcacctacaaagccctcaataacctcgccccctcttacctgactgacctcctcaaacgccactccccatctcgccgcctcagatcctcagatgccaacctcctgtcccctatcaccaagtccaagcaccgcaccttgggggacagagcctttaccATCGCTggccccactctctggaactctctccctccacacatccgtaactctgactctctcctctctttcaaaaaccatctcaagacctacctgttccaaaaagcataccacacatgacctctccctccgccccacctctgtccctgttttgtttgtttttatttatgtgttttattttctttctttagttttcatcctatgtaaagtgactttgagtactaagagaagcgctatataaattctatgaattattattattattattattaaaagaacATTGAACATGATTTGTTATTTTGCAGTAAACACACTTGTGAGGcagtttgatttaaaagttCCATTATTAAATGTAACATCTTTCTGCTTCGTTTATTAGACTTCCTGGTTATCTGAGCACTTTCTTCTAATCACAGTGGATCCGCCTGTCTCTGTTTTCCTACCTGAGCGCGCTCAGAGCAGACGGCCAGCGACTGTCTGAAAGACGTGCGTTTGTTCTGCTTCCCAACGGACGCCAGGTTGATCTCTGACCCCGCCCTCAGCTGCACCGGCCTCTTCCCCGTCAGCTCCAGCTTCTGAACGGCTCGCTCCACGTCTGCTGACTTCCtgcctgaaacacagagacaacagtAGTAGTTTTGGTTTCCTGGAAATTCTTGGATTTTTTTGACCAGTGGTAAAGGAAGTGGTAAAGTGTTGTGTTTGGTGTCAGAGGTTTGTTAATCAGATGAGACTCACTGTGTGTTGTGAAGACGGTGTTGCTGTAGGCCACAGAGTCTCTGGAGGACACCGAGCTGCAGCGAACAGAGTCCTGAGAGCTGCTGAGCTGAAAGACGACAAACACGGACTGTAATAAACTTTCTGAAGAACCTGGGGAGTAAAAAACTTTGCCTGTTAAACAAAGGATGCATGCATTTTATTTGCGTCACTAGGCAGAAAGTTATACAGCAACTCTTTTGTAAAATGTTATCAAGATGTCTGAGAGAAGACCACACATCTGCATCTCCTGTGGTTTGGTTTTGAGACCAGTTATAGGTCATTTGTTCCTGTGGCATCAACAAAATCCTGACAACAAACACATAATCGCTCTGCATTGACTCTACAGTCCATGAAAGTGACCCCtcgactctgtgtgtgtgtaccatgTGCTCCAGTATGGAGGTGTTGGAGTAGATTGGTTGACTTCTCACTTCCCCGCCAAGATGGAAAGGGTCGTCCATGTAGGTGTTGCAGGTGGGAAACTTTCGAGTCTGCAGCCCACTGAGGAGGGAAGGATCAAGTAGCTTAAAAGGTACCTCAGGGCTCTATACTCGGTCAACTGATATTCATTGTTCTTATTACTTCAATCCCTCTTGTGCGATATATTCACCTGAGAGCTCCACCTGTGTGCTCCTGTGTGTTATTGTTGACATGGTGACTGTGATTGGCAGCTCCgtcctgcagcagctttaaccaTTGCTCCTTTTCTTCTGAACTACTGACCTGAAACAGAGAACACATGAAACCATGACTTTATGAACTCATTCAAATCATCATCTCGTTTCCTGCCGCTCCACCTCACCTCCAGCATGGCCACCTGGTCACCGAGCATGCTCAGTGTGATCCTGTAGGAGTGGTCGGTGTCAGGTCCGGGTTTGACCTCACATCCCCTGAGCTGGACGGTGTACTGAGGTGACCGCTCCTTCTTCACCTCCGCTCCatcccccaccaccaccacctcctcatcctcttcttcttcctgtccGAACATGTTGAGCAGACCGGCCTCCACCTGACAGCGTAAACTCTGCCACTGACAGTTCATCAGCACGCTCAGGAAGCCTGTCAATCACACAcggacagaggtcagaggtcactgagggactttatttttcatgtgttttctgtatttttgatTTTGCACCATCTTGATTTTTGCAGCGTGTTTCCGACATGCGTTAAGtacctttgtgtttgttgagGCTGCAGTGAGCTGAcggtttctcctcctctgactcagacagGACTGTACTGGACTGAAGACACAGAGAACAAAGTGAACTCACATTTTCATCACCAAAGGTTTGTGGGATACTGTTTTGATGTGCAAGATTCGGCAGGTGGTGCAAATCCATCTTGATTTAATGGAACAAGAAGTGACCGGACTTTGACGAGGTAGGTAGCCCTGCCTGACGCACTCATTAAATTCCACTTTAGTCTAAATGGAAATAAAGTTTAGAAAATAAACATCATGCTGTATTTAAGAAGATTTGAAAGTAGAGATTGAGATCATAAACTTGTTAGATACATAAttactgagggaataaatgAAGTGAGAAGTAGGCTCATTTTGTCATAGACTTCTATTCAATCTGACacaggagtcgccccctgctggtcagtaAAAAGAATGACCAGAGGTAATGTTAGCATTGGTTTCACAAAGGCTACaaatatttctttatgtatgtgtgtgtgtttgtgtgtgtgtgtgtgtgtgtgtgtttgtgtctcaccCTGCAGGACAGCAGCTGTTCTGATTTGCTCAGAGACGAGCAGCTCTTGGTCTCTGCTTCACTTCCAACACTCACCTCTTCCATTACCTGCAACAGATGTAAATATActgcatcaacacacacacacacacacacacacacacacactcaggggcCACTTCACTACATCCATCTTCCCAATCCAGTATTCTAATCCAATGTTGCGTTCAATGTCGtctagaaaagaaaaaaaaatctagcaAAAGATGGACGTCAAATTTCAGACTGAATCCAACAAGTGAAATTTGCATcagctgtgttgtttgtttgttgtgtggtttatgtgtttgttgtgttgttttgctgaCCCTCCTCCATTCATCGGCCTGCTGGAAGCTGCTGTATCCCAGCACCAGAGACTCTGAGCCCAGTAGGACCAGTTTGAGCTGGTGCTGGATCTTCCTGTTGCACTTGGACTTGTAGACGAGCTGACAGCCGCGCAGGCTCAACTCCAGCTGAGGCAGCAGGTCCTGAGCACACTtataacactgacacacacacacacacacacacacacacacacacacacacacacacacacacacacacacaggaagacgTCAGCCAGGCAACCTTTGATGTTAATCGTGTAAATGTTCTAAGTTTATCCCCCTCTCCTTACCAGCAGCACGTCGTTCCTGATGATGAACAGCTGTTTGGTCCACTGTCCGagccacttcctcctccacaggTAACCGCACAGCCGGGACTCTGGGACGGGTCTT from Notolabrus celidotus isolate fNotCel1 chromosome 9, fNotCel1.pri, whole genome shotgun sequence includes these protein-coding regions:
- the si:dkey-220o5.5 gene encoding actin filament-associated protein 1-like 2, encoding MDKQKVLAKLIWDLQSFLSVLDSENLSYIAQAQKKSISELLSKLQTNDTPVEDAEYMIMSCPSSPCNELTDSPLTEGVGSSELVSKQDPPLWLRNLIQGPVVPPLPPGGLGGDDDEDTYEEAEPYIADTTTSNTERAESDSSHYESYGEDDDDEEPVKDRAHYLHWSASQPCLRPVPESRLCGYLWRRKWLGQWTKQLFIIRNDVLLCYKCAQDLLPQLELSLRGCQLVYKSKCNRKIQHQLKLVLLGSESLVLGYSSFQQADEWRRVMEEVSVGSEAETKSCSSLSKSEQLLSCRSSTVLSESEEEKPSAHCSLNKHKGFLSVLMNCQWQSLRCQVEAGLLNMFGQEEEEDEEVVVVGDGAEVKKERSPQYTVQLRGCEVKPGPDTDHSYRITLSMLGDQVAMLEVSSSEEKEQWLKLLQDGAANHSHHVNNNTQEHTGGALSGLQTRKFPTCNTYMDDPFHLGGEVRSQPIYSNTSILEHMLSSSQDSVRCSSVSSRDSVAYSNTVFTTHSRKSADVERAVQKLELTGKRPVQLRAGSEINLASVGKQNKRTSFRQSLAVCSERAQASFLNPLLRRTASAKNSLRRAPSSLFIEHGKVFQRRKEWETKAAA